The following is a genomic window from Lysinibacillus sp. JNUCC-52.
CGTTTTATTTATTTGTTTCCATTGAAAAAACAGGTTTAAGTTCAAATGATTTTGTCCATCAGCTTGTGGAAAAAGAGAAAGTAGCCGTTATACCAGGCTACGGATTTTCTGAGTATGGCGAAGGCTATATCCGTATTTCGTATGCATGTTCAATGCAACTTTTAGAAGAGGGATTAAAGCGTATACAACAGTTTGTACATCCCCTATTAGAAAAAGCACTTGAGGAGGTTGATTAATTTGAAGCCATTATATTATCTAGCGTTTATTCCAGTCTTAGGTTTTCTTGTTGGTGTACCTTTAACGAATCGTGTTGAACCTTATGTATTAGGGCTTCCATTTTCGATGTTTTGGATTGTTCTATGTGTCGTGCTAACTTCCTTAACTACATTTGTTATGTATAAGTTGGATCAGCATGATGAGGAGGGCGTAGAATGAATATTTCTATTACAATTATGATTTCGTTTGTCATCGTCTGTATGTATTGGGCGATTAAAGCTGGTCGAGGTAAAAATGAGAATATGGAAGAATGGGCATTAGGTGGACGTGGCATGGGTGCCATCGTGACGTTCTTTTTATTAGCAGGTGAATTTTTTACAGCATTCTCACTAACTGGATTAGTGGGACTAGCTTATAATAGTGGCATTGCAACACTTTATATTATGACTTATATTTCAATTGGTTGCGTACTAGGCTATTTCCTATTACCTAAAATTAGACGGTACAGTAAAGAGCATAATTTAATGTCGCAAGGTGATTTTTTTGAGAAGAAATATACGAGTCCATTTTTAGGAAAACTCATCACAGTTGTAGGTGTAGTGGCAATTGTCCCAATGATTGTAATGGCATTGAAAGGTTTAGGGCTGATTGTATCTGTTGCCTCCTACGGGGTAATATCTTCTACTACAGCAATATGGATTGGGAGCATTATTGTCGTAATTTATACATTAATTTCAGGGCTCCACGGTTCATCCCGCGTAGCATTAATTAAGGATATTCTTACATTTGGCGTACTTTTATTTTTAGGATTGTATTTACCGTTCCATTATCATGATGGAGTTGGATCAATGATTAAAAATATTTCTGAAGTGAAGCCACAAGTGTTGTTCTT
Proteins encoded in this region:
- a CDS encoding DUF3311 domain-containing protein, translating into MKPLYYLAFIPVLGFLVGVPLTNRVEPYVLGLPFSMFWIVLCVVLTSLTTFVMYKLDQHDEEGVE